A stretch of the Caldisalinibacter kiritimatiensis genome encodes the following:
- the cas7i gene encoding type I-B CRISPR-associated protein Cas7/Cst2/DevR, giving the protein MKKGLTVTVIFQGDSLNYGEGIGNISELKKLNRGNGNTHTFASRQSLRYDIVRLGNNLYDWNLDTVVKNGTIQFKKDCTIRDSEEMDLFGYMKTKGNSNAITRSAPVRLSHAISLEPYRSDMDFLNNKGLADRIGENPNLANIEQHQSFYTYTVTIDLDKVGKDKDGKEDIVLEKEERTKRVNQLLTILKVLNRNIRGRQENLSPLFIIGGIYDIPNPFFQGRIKLETKGGEFYINTEILEKTLEITLLDKSIKENTFVGIVDGIFNNKSELETLLPEKVLSVEKFFKTLETEIDNVYKVEG; this is encoded by the coding sequence ATGAAAAAGGGGTTAACTGTTACGGTTATTTTTCAAGGTGATTCTTTAAATTATGGTGAAGGAATTGGAAATATTTCAGAACTTAAAAAGTTAAATAGGGGTAATGGTAATACACATACCTTTGCTTCAAGACAGAGCTTAAGATACGATATTGTAAGACTTGGAAATAATCTATATGATTGGAATTTAGATACTGTGGTAAAAAACGGAACAATACAGTTTAAAAAAGATTGTACTATAAGAGATTCAGAGGAAATGGATTTATTTGGATACATGAAAACTAAAGGAAACTCAAATGCGATTACCCGTTCTGCTCCAGTTAGATTAAGTCATGCTATTTCATTAGAGCCATATAGAAGTGACATGGACTTTTTAAACAATAAAGGATTAGCAGATAGAATAGGTGAAAATCCTAATCTTGCAAATATAGAGCAACATCAAAGTTTTTATACATATACAGTAACTATTGATTTGGATAAAGTTGGAAAAGATAAAGATGGGAAAGAAGACATCGTATTAGAAAAAGAAGAAAGAACAAAGAGAGTTAATCAATTATTAACTATTTTAAAGGTTTTAAATAGAAACATAAGAGGTAGACAAGAAAATCTTTCACCATTATTTATTATAGGGGGTATTTATGATATTCCTAATCCTTTTTTCCAAGGTAGGATAAAACTTGAAACTAAAGGTGGCGAATTTTATATAAATACTGAAATTTTGGAAAAGACATTAGAAATTACTTTATTAGATAAATCTATAAAGGAAAATACTTTTGTAGGTATAGTAGATGGTATATTTAACAATAAGTCAGAGTTAGAAACATTACTACCGGAAAAAGTCTTATCAGTAGAGAAATTTTTCAAAACATTAGAAACTGAAATAGATAATGTATATAAAGTTGAGGGATAA